One segment of Ipomoea triloba cultivar NCNSP0323 chromosome 12, ASM357664v1 DNA contains the following:
- the LOC115998867 gene encoding uncharacterized protein LOC115998867 encodes MASTCAVSMAMPLTIAAPKKHATAAAAFLKPMPMPLRESKAVGASRPAGKFEVRASLKEKAVTGLTAAALTAAMVIPDVAQAADGVTPSLKNFLLSIVSGGVVLGAIIGAIIGVSNFDPVKRS; translated from the coding sequence ATGGCCTCTACCTGTGCGGTTTCCATGGCTATGCCATTGACCATTGCGGCCCCGAAGAAGCATGCaactgctgctgctgccttctTGAAGCCGATGCCGATGCCGTTGAGGGAATCCAAGGCAGTTGGGGCGTCGAGACCAGCCGGGAAATTTGAAGTCAGGGCCTCGCTCAAAGAGAAGGCTGTGACTGGATTGACAGCAGCTGCATTGACTGCTGCCATGGTGATTCCAGATGTGGCTCAGGCTGCTGATGGTGTTACTCCGTCTCTCAAGAACTTCTTGCTCAGCATTGTTTCTGGAGGGGTTGTGCTCGGCGCCATTATTGGTGCTATTATTGGTGTCTCCAACTTTGATCCTGTCAAGAGAAGCTAA
- the LOC115998866 gene encoding replication protein A 70 kDa DNA-binding subunit A codes for MPPVNLTANAIQAINAGDVNSKPLVQVLDIKLIGSTQERYRLLLSDSVYTQHAMLATQLNDRVKTGRVRTGSVVQLIDYICSNVQNRKIVVILNMETIIPDCETIGNPQSHLETDLGNQKPTPNRTSGPALFNGNSNMAAQSSRQTSFANSNSLSSQSVANNFQSNRPIIQPAYQPPPNYKGHGAIMKNEAPARIIPIAALNPYQGRWAIKARVTAKGDIRRYNNARGDGKVFSFDLLDSEGGEIRVTCFNAVLDRFYDKIEVGKVYMISKGSLKPAQKNFNHLKNEWEILLETSSTVDQCPDEDPSIPRQQFSFRPISEIESVENNSILDVIGIVISVNPSVPILRKNGMETQRRILNLKDQSGRSVELTLWGDFCNREGQQLQEMVDSGFFPVLAVKAGKVNDFSGKSIGTISATQLFINPDFPEAFGLRQWFDQGGKDVASHSISRELMPSISKNEIRKTISQIKDEGLGRSDKPDWVTVKATLTFIKTDTFCYTACPLMIGDRQCNKKVTKSGNSRWICDRCNQEFEECDYRYLIQGQIQDHTGLTWVTAFQESGEELLGCSAKELYMMKLDEEDDTRFSEIIKKCIFTQFLFRLKIKEESYGDEQRVKITVVKAERVDHSRESRYLLDLL; via the exons ATGCCGCCGGTGAATTTAACGGCGAATGCGATCCAGGCTATCAACGCCGGCGACGTCAACTCGAAGCCGCTGGTCCAGGTTTTGGATATCAAGCTCATTGGCAGCACGCAGGAGCGTTACCGCCTCCTGCTCTCCGATTCGGTCTATACTCAGCACGCGATGCTCGCTACTCAGCTCAATGACCGAGTGAAAACTGGCCGCGTCCGCACCGGTTCCGTTGTCCAGTTGATCGATTACATCTGCAGCAATGTTCAAAATCGCAA GATTGTTGTCATTCTCAATATGGAAACTATCATACCAGACTGTGAAACAATTGGGAATCCACAATCACATTTAGAAACTGATTTAGGAAATCAGAAACCAACTCCCAACAGAACTTCTGGGCCTGCATTGTTCAACGGGAATAGCAATATGGCTGCTCAAAGTTCCAGGCAAACAAGCTTTGCCAATAGCAACAGTTTGAGCTCCCAAAGTGTTGCCAATAATTTTCAGAGCAACCGCCCAATCATTCAACCAGCATACCAACCACCTCCAAACTATAAAGGTCATGGGGCAATCATGAAAAATGAAGCACCAGCACGCATCATTCCTATTGCTGCTTTGAATCCCTATCAGGGTCGGTGGGCTATTAAGGCTAGGGTGACTGCAAAAGGTGATATCCGTCGCTACAACAATGCTAGGGGAGATGGAAAAGTTTTCTCATTTGATCTCCTTGATTCTGAAGGTGGAGAAATACGTGTAACCTGCTTCAATGCTGTTCTTGACCGGTTTTATGATAAAATTGAAGTTGGGAAAGTTTACATGATATCAAAAGGCAGCTTAAAACCTGCACAGAAGAACTTTAACCATCTCAAGAATGAGTGGGAGATACTGTTGGAAACATCTTCAACGGTGGACCAATGTCCAGATGAAGACCCTTCAATACCTAGACAACAGTTCTCTTTTAGGCCTATTAGTGAAATTGAGAGTGTTGAAAACAATTCCATACTAGATGTAATTGGAATTGTAATAAGTGTGAATCCTTCTGTTCCCATCCTGCGCAAGAATGGAATGGAGACTCAAAGAAGAATCCTGAATCTGAAGGATCAATCTGGTAGGAGTGTGGAATTGACACTTTGGGGAGATTTCTGTAACAGAGAGGGGCAACAACTGCAGGAAATGGTAGACTCTGGTTTCTTCCCTGTTTTAGCAGTCAAAGCCGGAAAAGTAAATGATTTCAGTGGAAAGTCTATAGGAACAATCTCTGCAACTCAGCTTTTCATAAATCCAGATTTTCCTGAGGCTTTCGGTCTTAGGCAATGGTTTGACCAAGGAGGAAAAGATGTAGCTTCACATTCTATATCTAGGGAACTTATGCCTTCAATTTCAAAGAATGAGATACGTAAAACTATCTCTCAGATAAAGGATGAAGGCCTAGGAAGGTCAGATAAGCCAGACTGGGTTACAGTTAAGGCAACGTTGACTTTCATCAAGACTGACACCTTCTGTTACACCGCGTGCCCCTTGATGATTGGAGATAGACAGTGTAACAAAAAAGTTACTAAGTCGGGAAATTCAAGATGGATATGTGACCGGTGCAATCAAGAATTTGAGGAGTGTGATTACAGGTACCTTATTCAAGGTCAAATTCAGGATCATACTGGGCTCACGTGGGTAACTGCCTTCCAGGAATCAGGGGAAGAGCTTTTGGGTTGCTCAGCTAAGGAGTTGTACATGATGAAGCTTGATGAGGAGGATGATACCAGATTCTCCGAAATTATAAAAAAGTGCATCTTCACACAGTTTCTGTTTAGACTTAAAATCAAAGAGGAAAGCTATGGTGATGAACAAAGGGTAAAGATTACAGTTGTCAAGGCTGAGAGAGTTGATCATTCTCGGGAAAGTAGATATCTGCTAGATTTACTGTAA